A window of Lepus europaeus isolate LE1 chromosome 11, mLepTim1.pri, whole genome shotgun sequence contains these coding sequences:
- the LOC133770027 gene encoding neuroligin 4-like isoform X3 — translation MMPQPTGLPLPLLPLFSGPAPALWLATLSIHIAVMDGQAQGPVVSTNYGKVRGLRATLPGEVLGPVDQFLGVPYAAPPTGERRFQPPEPPSSWAGVRNATRFPAVCPQHLDEASLLHDMLPVWFTANLDSLAAYLQDQSEDCLYLNLYVPAGFLSTGDQAAKGNYGLLDQIQALRWVEENVGAFGGDPKRVTVFGSGAGASCVSLLTLSHYSEGLFQKAIIQSGTALSSWAVNYQPAKSTRLLAERLGCGAGGDSAALVRCLRAREAEELVRQPGAMAPAPYHVAFGPVIDGDVIPDDPQILMEQGEFLNYDILLGVNQGEGLRFVAVDDVDVADVDFDGSVAAFVDRLYGAPGGRDALRETVKFMYTDWADRHDPEARRKTLVALFTDHQWVAPAVATADLHARYGSPTYFYAFYHRCHTDTRPAWAADAAHGDEVPYVFGVPLLGPADLFACNFSRNDVMLSAVVMTYWTNFAKTGDPNQPVPQDTKFIHTKPNRFEAVAWAKYSPREQLYLHIGLRPRVRDHYRATKVAFWLELVPHLHGLRELLQDASPTPTSIGARRSAGHAWPHFQDGGQDGTPIGARRSANNAWPGIQDGGQDGTPIGARRSASNAWPGIQDGSPIGTRRSMSNAWPGTQEGSQDGSAERPGSFRKAAAVLIETRRDYAAELSVTLAVGASLLFLNVVAFAALYYKRDRRRRVSQRRGGGADGSHAHRRDTSHTPKDVAAAAPCHSQDALRLGCPPDYALALRRAPEDPPPGAPSTITRGGGSGQGVASLPHGHSTTRV, via the exons ATGATGCCGCAGCCCACCGGCCTGCCCCTCCCGCTCCTGCCCCTGttctccggccccgcccccgcactCTGGCTGGCCACGCTGTCCATCCACATCGCAGTGATGGacggccaggcccagggcccggTGGTGAGCACCAACTATGGCAAGGTCCGGGGCCTGCGGGCAACACTGCCCGGCGAGGTGCTGGGCCCCGTGGACCAGTTCCTGGGCGTCCCCTATGCGGCACCCCCAACTGGTGAGCGCCGGTTCCAGCCGCCTGAGCCGCCGTCATCCTGGGCCGGGGTGCGGAACGCCACGCGGTTCCCGGCTGTGTGCCCCCAGCACCTGGACGAGGCGTCACTGCTGCACGACATGCTGCCCGTGTGGTTCACAGCCAACCTGGACTCGCTGGCCGCCTACCTGCAGGACCAGAGTGAGGACTGCCTCTACCTCAACCTCTACGTGCCCGCCG GCTTCCTCAGCACCGGGGACCAGGCGGCCAAGGGCAACTACGGGCTCCTGGACCAGATCCAGGCCCTGCGCTGGGTGGAGGAGAACGTGGGCGCCTTCGGCGGGGACCCCAAGCGCGTGACCGTGTTCGGGTCAGGGGCCGGGGCCTCGTGCGTGAGCCTGCTGACCCTGTCGCACTACTCAGAGG GGCTGTTCCAGAAAGCCATCATCCAGAGCGGCACGGCCCTGTCGAGCTGGGCAGTCAACTACCAGCCGGCCAAGTCCACGCGCCTGCTGGCCGAGCGGCTGGGCTGTGGTGCAGGCGGTGACTCGGCGGCGCTGGTGCGGTGCCTGCGGGCGCGGGAGGCCGAGGAGCTGGTGCGGCAGCCaggcgccatggcgccggccccctaccACGTGGCCTTCGGGCCGGTGATCGATGGCGACGTGATCCCGGATGACCCGCAGATCCTGATGGAGCAGGGCGAGTTCCTCAACTACGACATCCTGCTGGGCGTGAACCAGGGCGAGGGGCTGCGCTTCGTGGCGGTGGACGACGTGGACGTGGCCGACGTGGACTTCGACGGCTCCGTGGCCGCCTTCGTGGACCGGCTGTACGGCGCACCCGGGGGCCGGGACGCCCTGCGGGAGACAGTCAAGTTCATGTACACTGACTGGGCTGACCGGCATGACCCTGAGGCCCGGCGCAAGACCCTGGTGGCGCTGTTCACCGACCACCAGTGGGTGGCACCGGCCGTGGCTACGGCCGACCTGCACGCCCGCTACGGCTCGCCCACCTACTTCTACGCCTTCTACCACCGCTGCCACACCGACACCAGGCCCGCCTGGGCTGCCGACGCCGCCCACGGCGATGAGGTCCCTTACGTCTTCGGCGTCCCCTTGCTCGGCCCCGCCGACCTCTTCGCCTGCAACTTCTCCCGCAACGATGTCATGCTCAGCGCTGTGGTCATGACCTACTGGACCAACTTTGCCAAGACCGG GGACCCGAACCAGCCAGTGCCGCAGGACACCAAGTTCATCCACACGAAGCCGAACCGGTTTGAGGCAGTGGCCTGGGCCAAGTACAGCCCCCGGGAGCAGTTGTACCTGCACATCGGGCTGCGGCCACGCGTGCGCGACCACTACCGCGCCACCAAGGTGGCCTTTTGGCTCGAGCTTGTGCCGCACCTGCATGGCCTGCGGGAGCTCCTCCAGGacgcttcccccacccccacctcgatCGGCGCTCGGCGCTCAGCTGGCCATGCGTGGCCGCACTTCCAAGATGGCGGCCAAGATGGCACCCCAATCGGTGCTCGGCGCTCAGCTAACAATGCCTGGCCTGGCATCCAAGATGGTGGCCAAGATGGCACCCCGATTGGCGCTCGGCGCTCAGCTAGCAATGCCTGGCCCGGCATCCAAGATGGCAGCCCGATCGGCACTCGGCGCTCAATGAGCAATGCCTGGCCCGGCACCCAAGAGGGCAGCCAGGATGGCAGTGCGGAGCGTCCCGGAAGCTTCCGGAAGGCCGCGGCGGTGCTGATCGAGACGCGCCGGGACTACGCCGCCGAGCTGAGCGTCACCCTGGCCGTGGgcgcctccctcctcttcctcaatGTCGTGGCCTTCGCCGCACTCTACTACAAGCGGGACCGCCGGCGCCGCGTCAGTCAAcgccgagggggcggggctgaTGGCAGCCACGCCCACCGCCGTGACACCAGCCACACACCCAAGGacgtcgccgccgccgccccgtgCCACTCCCAGGATGCCCTGCGGCTGGGCTGCCCGCCGGACTACGCCCTGGCCCTGCGCCGCGCGCCCGAGGACCCTCCACCGGGCGCCCCCAGCACCATCACTCGGGGGGGCGGGAGCGGCCAGGGAGTGGCCAGTCTGCCTCATGGACACTCGACCACCAGGGTATAG
- the LOC133770027 gene encoding neuroligin-4, X-linked-like isoform X2: protein MMPQPTGLPLPLLPLFSGPAPALWLATLSIHIAVMDGQAQGPVVSTNYGKVRGLRATLPGEVLGPVDQFLGVPYAAPPTGERRFQPPEPPSSWAGVRNATRFPAVCPQHLDEASLLHDMLPVWFTANLDSLAAYLQDQSEDCLYLNLYVPADAREQGGRKPVMVYIHGGSYLEGSGNMMDGSVLASYGDVIVITLNYRLGVLGFLSTGDQAAKGNYGLLDQIQALRWVEENVGAFGGDPKRVTVFGSGAGASCVSLLTLSHYSEGLFQKAIIQSGTALSSWAVNYQPAKSTRLLAERLGCGAGGDSAALVRCLRAREAEELVRQPGAMAPAPYHVAFGPVIDGDVIPDDPQILMEQGEFLNYDILLGVNQGEGLRFVAVDDVDVADVDFDGSVAAFVDRLYGAPGGRDALRETVKFMYTDWADRHDPEARRKTLVALFTDHQWVAPAVATADLHARYGSPTYFYAFYHRCHTDTRPAWAADAAHGDEVPYVFGVPLLGPADLFACNFSRNDVMLSAVVMTYWTNFAKTGDPNQPVPQDTKFIHTKPNRFEAVAWAKYSPREQLYLHIGLRPRVRDHYRATKVAFWLELVPHLHGLRELLQDASPTPTSIGARRSAGHAWPHFQDGGQDGTPIGARRSANNAWPGIQDGGQDGTPIGARRSASNAWPGIQDGSPIGTRRSMSNAWPGTQEGSQDGSAERPGSFRKAAAVLIETRRDYAAELSVTLAVGASLLFLNVVAFAALYYKRDRRRRVSQRRGGGADGSHAHRRDTSHTPKDVAAAAPCHSQDALRLGCPPDYALALRRAPEDPPPGAPSTITRGGGSGQGVASLPHGHSTTRV from the exons ATGATGCCGCAGCCCACCGGCCTGCCCCTCCCGCTCCTGCCCCTGttctccggccccgcccccgcactCTGGCTGGCCACGCTGTCCATCCACATCGCAGTGATGGacggccaggcccagggcccggTGGTGAGCACCAACTATGGCAAGGTCCGGGGCCTGCGGGCAACACTGCCCGGCGAGGTGCTGGGCCCCGTGGACCAGTTCCTGGGCGTCCCCTATGCGGCACCCCCAACTGGTGAGCGCCGGTTCCAGCCGCCTGAGCCGCCGTCATCCTGGGCCGGGGTGCGGAACGCCACGCGGTTCCCGGCTGTGTGCCCCCAGCACCTGGACGAGGCGTCACTGCTGCACGACATGCTGCCCGTGTGGTTCACAGCCAACCTGGACTCGCTGGCCGCCTACCTGCAGGACCAGAGTGAGGACTGCCTCTACCTCAACCTCTACGTGCCCGCCG ACGCCCGTGAGCAGGGCGGCCGGAAGCCAGTGATGGTCTACATCCATGGGGGCTCCTACCTGGAGGGCTCAGGCAACATGATGGACGGCAGCGTCCTCGCCAGCTACGGCGACGTCATCGTCATCACCCTCAACTACCGCCTGGGCGTGCTGG GCTTCCTCAGCACCGGGGACCAGGCGGCCAAGGGCAACTACGGGCTCCTGGACCAGATCCAGGCCCTGCGCTGGGTGGAGGAGAACGTGGGCGCCTTCGGCGGGGACCCCAAGCGCGTGACCGTGTTCGGGTCAGGGGCCGGGGCCTCGTGCGTGAGCCTGCTGACCCTGTCGCACTACTCAGAGG GGCTGTTCCAGAAAGCCATCATCCAGAGCGGCACGGCCCTGTCGAGCTGGGCAGTCAACTACCAGCCGGCCAAGTCCACGCGCCTGCTGGCCGAGCGGCTGGGCTGTGGTGCAGGCGGTGACTCGGCGGCGCTGGTGCGGTGCCTGCGGGCGCGGGAGGCCGAGGAGCTGGTGCGGCAGCCaggcgccatggcgccggccccctaccACGTGGCCTTCGGGCCGGTGATCGATGGCGACGTGATCCCGGATGACCCGCAGATCCTGATGGAGCAGGGCGAGTTCCTCAACTACGACATCCTGCTGGGCGTGAACCAGGGCGAGGGGCTGCGCTTCGTGGCGGTGGACGACGTGGACGTGGCCGACGTGGACTTCGACGGCTCCGTGGCCGCCTTCGTGGACCGGCTGTACGGCGCACCCGGGGGCCGGGACGCCCTGCGGGAGACAGTCAAGTTCATGTACACTGACTGGGCTGACCGGCATGACCCTGAGGCCCGGCGCAAGACCCTGGTGGCGCTGTTCACCGACCACCAGTGGGTGGCACCGGCCGTGGCTACGGCCGACCTGCACGCCCGCTACGGCTCGCCCACCTACTTCTACGCCTTCTACCACCGCTGCCACACCGACACCAGGCCCGCCTGGGCTGCCGACGCCGCCCACGGCGATGAGGTCCCTTACGTCTTCGGCGTCCCCTTGCTCGGCCCCGCCGACCTCTTCGCCTGCAACTTCTCCCGCAACGATGTCATGCTCAGCGCTGTGGTCATGACCTACTGGACCAACTTTGCCAAGACCGG GGACCCGAACCAGCCAGTGCCGCAGGACACCAAGTTCATCCACACGAAGCCGAACCGGTTTGAGGCAGTGGCCTGGGCCAAGTACAGCCCCCGGGAGCAGTTGTACCTGCACATCGGGCTGCGGCCACGCGTGCGCGACCACTACCGCGCCACCAAGGTGGCCTTTTGGCTCGAGCTTGTGCCGCACCTGCATGGCCTGCGGGAGCTCCTCCAGGacgcttcccccacccccacctcgatCGGCGCTCGGCGCTCAGCTGGCCATGCGTGGCCGCACTTCCAAGATGGCGGCCAAGATGGCACCCCAATCGGTGCTCGGCGCTCAGCTAACAATGCCTGGCCTGGCATCCAAGATGGTGGCCAAGATGGCACCCCGATTGGCGCTCGGCGCTCAGCTAGCAATGCCTGGCCCGGCATCCAAGATGGCAGCCCGATCGGCACTCGGCGCTCAATGAGCAATGCCTGGCCCGGCACCCAAGAGGGCAGCCAGGATGGCAGTGCGGAGCGTCCCGGAAGCTTCCGGAAGGCCGCGGCGGTGCTGATCGAGACGCGCCGGGACTACGCCGCCGAGCTGAGCGTCACCCTGGCCGTGGgcgcctccctcctcttcctcaatGTCGTGGCCTTCGCCGCACTCTACTACAAGCGGGACCGCCGGCGCCGCGTCAGTCAAcgccgagggggcggggctgaTGGCAGCCACGCCCACCGCCGTGACACCAGCCACACACCCAAGGacgtcgccgccgccgccccgtgCCACTCCCAGGATGCCCTGCGGCTGGGCTGCCCGCCGGACTACGCCCTGGCCCTGCGCCGCGCGCCCGAGGACCCTCCACCGGGCGCCCCCAGCACCATCACTCGGGGGGGCGGGAGCGGCCAGGGAGTGGCCAGTCTGCCTCATGGACACTCGACCACCAGGGTATAG
- the LOC133770027 gene encoding neuroligin-4, X-linked-like isoform X1, translating to MMPQPTGLPLPLLPLFSGPAPALWLATLSIHIAVMDGQAQGPVVSTNYGKVRGLRATLPGEVLGPVDQFLGVPYAAPPTGERRFQPPEPPSSWAGVRNATRFPAVCPQHLDEASLLHDMLPVWFTANLDSLAAYLQDQSEDCLYLNLYVPAGSHTRKNTDEINNSERLEEGDAREQGGRKPVMVYIHGGSYLEGSGNMMDGSVLASYGDVIVITLNYRLGVLGFLSTGDQAAKGNYGLLDQIQALRWVEENVGAFGGDPKRVTVFGSGAGASCVSLLTLSHYSEGLFQKAIIQSGTALSSWAVNYQPAKSTRLLAERLGCGAGGDSAALVRCLRAREAEELVRQPGAMAPAPYHVAFGPVIDGDVIPDDPQILMEQGEFLNYDILLGVNQGEGLRFVAVDDVDVADVDFDGSVAAFVDRLYGAPGGRDALRETVKFMYTDWADRHDPEARRKTLVALFTDHQWVAPAVATADLHARYGSPTYFYAFYHRCHTDTRPAWAADAAHGDEVPYVFGVPLLGPADLFACNFSRNDVMLSAVVMTYWTNFAKTGDPNQPVPQDTKFIHTKPNRFEAVAWAKYSPREQLYLHIGLRPRVRDHYRATKVAFWLELVPHLHGLRELLQDASPTPTSIGARRSAGHAWPHFQDGGQDGTPIGARRSANNAWPGIQDGGQDGTPIGARRSASNAWPGIQDGSPIGTRRSMSNAWPGTQEGSQDGSAERPGSFRKAAAVLIETRRDYAAELSVTLAVGASLLFLNVVAFAALYYKRDRRRRVSQRRGGGADGSHAHRRDTSHTPKDVAAAAPCHSQDALRLGCPPDYALALRRAPEDPPPGAPSTITRGGGSGQGVASLPHGHSTTRV from the exons ATGATGCCGCAGCCCACCGGCCTGCCCCTCCCGCTCCTGCCCCTGttctccggccccgcccccgcactCTGGCTGGCCACGCTGTCCATCCACATCGCAGTGATGGacggccaggcccagggcccggTGGTGAGCACCAACTATGGCAAGGTCCGGGGCCTGCGGGCAACACTGCCCGGCGAGGTGCTGGGCCCCGTGGACCAGTTCCTGGGCGTCCCCTATGCGGCACCCCCAACTGGTGAGCGCCGGTTCCAGCCGCCTGAGCCGCCGTCATCCTGGGCCGGGGTGCGGAACGCCACGCGGTTCCCGGCTGTGTGCCCCCAGCACCTGGACGAGGCGTCACTGCTGCACGACATGCTGCCCGTGTGGTTCACAGCCAACCTGGACTCGCTGGCCGCCTACCTGCAGGACCAGAGTGAGGACTGCCTCTACCTCAACCTCTACGTGCCCGCCG GAAGCCACACAAGGaaaaacactgatgaaataaaCAACAGCGAGCGGCTCGAAGAAggag ACGCCCGTGAGCAGGGCGGCCGGAAGCCAGTGATGGTCTACATCCATGGGGGCTCCTACCTGGAGGGCTCAGGCAACATGATGGACGGCAGCGTCCTCGCCAGCTACGGCGACGTCATCGTCATCACCCTCAACTACCGCCTGGGCGTGCTGG GCTTCCTCAGCACCGGGGACCAGGCGGCCAAGGGCAACTACGGGCTCCTGGACCAGATCCAGGCCCTGCGCTGGGTGGAGGAGAACGTGGGCGCCTTCGGCGGGGACCCCAAGCGCGTGACCGTGTTCGGGTCAGGGGCCGGGGCCTCGTGCGTGAGCCTGCTGACCCTGTCGCACTACTCAGAGG GGCTGTTCCAGAAAGCCATCATCCAGAGCGGCACGGCCCTGTCGAGCTGGGCAGTCAACTACCAGCCGGCCAAGTCCACGCGCCTGCTGGCCGAGCGGCTGGGCTGTGGTGCAGGCGGTGACTCGGCGGCGCTGGTGCGGTGCCTGCGGGCGCGGGAGGCCGAGGAGCTGGTGCGGCAGCCaggcgccatggcgccggccccctaccACGTGGCCTTCGGGCCGGTGATCGATGGCGACGTGATCCCGGATGACCCGCAGATCCTGATGGAGCAGGGCGAGTTCCTCAACTACGACATCCTGCTGGGCGTGAACCAGGGCGAGGGGCTGCGCTTCGTGGCGGTGGACGACGTGGACGTGGCCGACGTGGACTTCGACGGCTCCGTGGCCGCCTTCGTGGACCGGCTGTACGGCGCACCCGGGGGCCGGGACGCCCTGCGGGAGACAGTCAAGTTCATGTACACTGACTGGGCTGACCGGCATGACCCTGAGGCCCGGCGCAAGACCCTGGTGGCGCTGTTCACCGACCACCAGTGGGTGGCACCGGCCGTGGCTACGGCCGACCTGCACGCCCGCTACGGCTCGCCCACCTACTTCTACGCCTTCTACCACCGCTGCCACACCGACACCAGGCCCGCCTGGGCTGCCGACGCCGCCCACGGCGATGAGGTCCCTTACGTCTTCGGCGTCCCCTTGCTCGGCCCCGCCGACCTCTTCGCCTGCAACTTCTCCCGCAACGATGTCATGCTCAGCGCTGTGGTCATGACCTACTGGACCAACTTTGCCAAGACCGG GGACCCGAACCAGCCAGTGCCGCAGGACACCAAGTTCATCCACACGAAGCCGAACCGGTTTGAGGCAGTGGCCTGGGCCAAGTACAGCCCCCGGGAGCAGTTGTACCTGCACATCGGGCTGCGGCCACGCGTGCGCGACCACTACCGCGCCACCAAGGTGGCCTTTTGGCTCGAGCTTGTGCCGCACCTGCATGGCCTGCGGGAGCTCCTCCAGGacgcttcccccacccccacctcgatCGGCGCTCGGCGCTCAGCTGGCCATGCGTGGCCGCACTTCCAAGATGGCGGCCAAGATGGCACCCCAATCGGTGCTCGGCGCTCAGCTAACAATGCCTGGCCTGGCATCCAAGATGGTGGCCAAGATGGCACCCCGATTGGCGCTCGGCGCTCAGCTAGCAATGCCTGGCCCGGCATCCAAGATGGCAGCCCGATCGGCACTCGGCGCTCAATGAGCAATGCCTGGCCCGGCACCCAAGAGGGCAGCCAGGATGGCAGTGCGGAGCGTCCCGGAAGCTTCCGGAAGGCCGCGGCGGTGCTGATCGAGACGCGCCGGGACTACGCCGCCGAGCTGAGCGTCACCCTGGCCGTGGgcgcctccctcctcttcctcaatGTCGTGGCCTTCGCCGCACTCTACTACAAGCGGGACCGCCGGCGCCGCGTCAGTCAAcgccgagggggcggggctgaTGGCAGCCACGCCCACCGCCGTGACACCAGCCACACACCCAAGGacgtcgccgccgccgccccgtgCCACTCCCAGGATGCCCTGCGGCTGGGCTGCCCGCCGGACTACGCCCTGGCCCTGCGCCGCGCGCCCGAGGACCCTCCACCGGGCGCCCCCAGCACCATCACTCGGGGGGGCGGGAGCGGCCAGGGAGTGGCCAGTCTGCCTCATGGACACTCGACCACCAGGGTATAG
- the LOC133770543 gene encoding olfactory receptor 4F3/4F16/4F29-like produces the protein MAGGNHSGVSEFVFLGLTSSQELQRLLLVFSSVLYTASMTGNSLIVFSVTTDPHLHSPMYFLLAGLSFIDLGACSVTSPKMIYDLFRKSKVISFEGCIAQIFFIHVIGGVEMVLLMAMAFDRYVAICKPLHYLAIMSPRVCILFVVAAWGLGIIHSLFQLVFLIGLPFCGPNVLDSFYCDLPRLLRLACADTSRLQFMVTVNSGFICVSSFSVLLISYIFILVSVWKHSTGASSKALSTLSAHITVVILFFGPTLFVYTWPHPSSQMDKYLALFDSVLTPVLNPVIYTFRNKEMKAAMKRVCKQIYRKMSLMVG, from the coding sequence ATGGCTGGAGGGAACCACTCGGGGGTGTCCGAGTTTGTGTTCCTGGGCCTCACCAGCTCCCAGGAGCTCCAGCGTCTCCTCCTGGTGTTCTCCTCAGTCCTCTACACGGCGAGCATGACTGGGAACAGCCTCATTGTGTTTTCTGTGACCACCGACCCTCACCTACACTCCCCCATGTATTTCCTGCTGGCGGGCCTCTCCTTCATTGACCTGGGAGCCTGCTCTGTCACGTCCCCCAAGATGATTTATGATCTGTTCAGAAAGAGCAAAGTCATCTCCTTTGAAGGCTGCATCGCTCAGATCTTCTTCATCCATGTGATTGGCGgtgtggagatggtgctgctCATGGCCATGGCCTTTGACAGATACGTGGCCATCTGTAAACCTCTTCACTACCTGGCCATCATGAGCCCACGGGTGTGCATTTTGTTTGTGGTTGCTGCCTGGGGCCTTGGCATTATTCACTCCCTGTTCCAACTGGTGTTTCTCATTGGCTTGCCCTTCTGTGGCCCTAACGTGTTGGACAGCTTTTACTGTGACCTCCCTCGGCTCCTCAGGCTGGCCTGCGCAGACACCAGTCGGCTGCAGTTCATGGTGACTGTGAACAGTGGGTTCATCTGCGTCAGCTCTTTCTCTGTGCTTCTCATCTCGTACATCTTCATCCTGGTCAGTGTTTGGAAACACTccacaggagcttcctccaaggccCTTTCCACACTTTCAGCTCACATCACTGTGGTGATCCTGTTCTTTGGTCCGACCCTGTTTGTTTATACCTGGCCACACCCCAGTTCACAGATGGACAAGTATCTTGCTCTCTTTGATTCTGTCCTCACTCCCGTTCTGAATCCAGTCATCTACACTTTCAGGAATAAAGAGATGAAGGCCGCCATGAAGAGAGTGTGCAAACAGATTTACAGGAAGATGTCCCTAATGGTGGGTTAA